In one Achromobacter spanius genomic region, the following are encoded:
- the lptC gene encoding LPS export ABC transporter periplasmic protein LptC: MKERFPSLIALFLLLVLVTSSWWAADYAQRAIQVDPPRRVTHEMDAWSRDFVMLRTDPTGRPINRLEGEYAEHFPDDDSYHITAPRAVGQREDNPVTVGVSKTAVMEQGGKRIVMNGDAHVHRQPDANNDVLDVRSQQLIILPDEDVVYTDLPAEVLKGRSRMNGKGMHYNNKTRQLQVSASTDVEIAGSEGRQQRRTEIPANNTDQKKP; encoded by the coding sequence ATGAAAGAACGTTTTCCTTCCCTGATCGCGTTGTTCCTGCTGCTGGTGCTGGTCACCAGTTCATGGTGGGCCGCCGATTACGCGCAGCGGGCCATCCAGGTGGACCCGCCCCGCCGCGTCACCCACGAGATGGATGCGTGGTCACGCGATTTCGTCATGCTGCGCACCGACCCCACCGGCCGCCCGATCAACCGGCTGGAGGGCGAATACGCGGAACACTTCCCCGACGACGATTCGTATCACATCACCGCGCCGCGCGCGGTGGGCCAGCGTGAAGACAATCCTGTCACGGTAGGCGTATCGAAAACGGCCGTCATGGAACAAGGCGGCAAGCGCATCGTCATGAATGGCGACGCCCACGTGCACCGCCAGCCCGACGCCAACAATGACGTGCTGGACGTGCGCAGCCAGCAGTTGATCATCCTGCCCGACGAAGACGTCGTCTACACCGACCTGCCCGCTGAAGTCCTCAAGGGCCGTTCGCGGATGAATGGCAAGGGCATGCACTACAACAACAAAACGCGCCAATTGCAGGTATCCGCGTCGACGGATGTTGAAATTGCCGGTTCCGAAGGCAGGCAACAGCGCCGCACCGAGATTCCCGCCAACAACACTGACCAAAAGAAACCATGA